In Prunus dulcis chromosome 1, ALMONDv2, whole genome shotgun sequence, the following are encoded in one genomic region:
- the LOC117615734 gene encoding pentatricopeptide repeat-containing protein At4g14850-like, with translation MASLPSVAVNGNLKLDQEFRKHPTSFLPSERSTNVSYQKSHTVTTLNGSSEPKSLDFREALSMIREGENVESTYYVPVLQQCIDKNSASEAKIVHAHIIKTGTHQDLFVSTFLVNVYAKCGNMENARKVFDNLPKRNVISWTSLMTGYVHSSQPEVAIHVFQEMLEAGAYPTNYTLGIVLNACSSLQSVNLGKQLHAYSIKYQIDFDTSIGNSLCSLYSKCGSLESAVKAFKKIEEKNVISWTATISACGDNGKAVRGLKFFTEMLSEGIEPNEYTLTSVLSLCCLMLSLDVGTQVHSLSIKLGYELNLPIRNSIMYLYLKCGLINEARELFNGMGAISLVTWNAMIAGQAQIMDLAEDDLSAYQSGTEALNIFLKLNRSGLKPDLFTFSSILTICSGLVALQQGEQIHAQTIKSGFLSDRVVGTALVNMYNKCGSIEKASKAFVEMSTRTLISWTTMIAGFAQHGKTQQALQLFEDMRIAGVRPNQVTFVSVLSACSQAGMVNEALGFFEMMKKDYRIKPVLDHFACLIDMYVRLGRLEEAFALVKKMDPAPNEFIWSILVAGCRNHGNFELGFYAAEKLLELKPKDTETYVLLLNMYLSAGRWKDVSKVRKMMKEEKLGKLRDWSWISIKDKVFSFKPNDKSHPYSADTHKFVESLIDQVKSLGYESLESLEVIDEDEEQTLSYTAYHSERLAIAFGLLNTPNAAPIRVVKCLIMCRDCHNFVKFLSTLTGREIVIRDSKRLHKFVNGTCSCGDFGGHL, from the exons ATGGCTTCTTTGCCTTCAGTTGCTGTCAATGGCAATCTCAAGCTCGACCAAGAATTCAGAAAACACCCCACAAGTTTTCTTCCTTCAGAAAGG AGCACAAACGTGTCGTATCAGAAAAGTCACACAGTCACCACTTTGAATGGAAGTTCAGAACCCAAGTCTCTGGACTTCCGAGAAGCGCTTTCGATGATTAGAGAGGGTGAAAATGTTGAGTCAACTTACTATGTCCCTGTTTTGCAACAATGTATAGACAAGAATTCGGCTTCAGAAGCGAAAATTGTTCATGCCCATATCATAAAGACCGGAACCCACCAAGATTTGTTTGTCTCAACGTTCCTTGTCAATGTTTATGCAAAATGTGGAAACATGGAAAATGCTCGTAAAGTTTTCGACAATTTGCCAAAGAGAAACGTTATTTCGTGGACAAGTTTGATGACAGGTTATGTTCACAGTTCGCAGCCAGAAGTTGCCATTCATGTTTTCCAAGAAATGTTGGAAGCTGGGGCTTATCCTACGAATTACACTCTAGGAATTGTTTTAAATGCTTGTTCTTCTTTGCAATCCGTTAACTTAGGGAAGCAATTGCATGCCTACAGTATCAAGTACCAGATTGACTTTGACACTAGTATCGGCAACTCTCTTTGCAGTTTATACTCGAAATGCGGAAGCTTGGAATCCGCTGTTAAAGCATttaagaaaattgaagaaaaaaatgtgatATCATGGACTGCAACCATATCTGCTTGTGGTGATAATGGCAAAGCTGTAAGGGGTTTGAAATTTTTCACTGAAATGCTCTCTGAGGGCATTGAGCCTAATGAGTACACCCTAACCAGTGTCTTGAGCTTGTGTTGTTTAATGCTGTCTTTGGATGTGGGGACGCAGGTTCATTCGTTAAGCATTAAACTTGGCTATGAATTGAACTTGCCAATAAGAAACTCTATCATGTATTTGTACCTCAAATGTGGATTGATTAATGAGGCTCGAGAATTGTTTAATGGAATGGGAGCTATCAGCTTGGTTACCTGGAATGCAATGATTGCAGGCCAAGCACAAATTATGGATCTTGCAGAGGATGATCTCTCAGCATACCAAAGTGGAACTGAGGCACTTAACATTTTCTTGAAATTGAACCGCTCAGGCTTGAAACCGGATTTATTCACCTTCTCAAGTATCTTGACTATATGTAGTGGTTTAGTGGCCTTACAACAGGGAGAACAGATTCATGCTCAGACCATTAAATCTGGGTTTCTTTCAGATAGGGTAGTAGGAACTGCCTTAGTCAATATGTACAATAAATGTGGAAGCATCGAAAAAGCAAGCAAAGCTTTCGTGGAAATGTCTACCAGAACTTTGATATCATGGACTACTATGATCGCAGGTTTTGCACAGCATGGGAAGACTCAGCAAGCACTGCAGCTCTTTGAAGATATGAGAATTGCAGGAGTTAGACCAAATCAGGTTACTTTTGTGAGTGTTCTCTCGGCTTGTAGCCAGGCTGGGATGGTCAATGAAGCACTTGGTTTCTTTGAGATGATGAAAAAGGACTATAGGATTAAGCCTGTGTTGGACCATTTTGCCTGCCTGATTGATATGTACGTGAGGTTGGGTCGGTTAGAAGAAGCCTTTGCTCTTGTCAAGAAAATGGATCCTGCACCAAATGAGTTTATATGGTCCATCTTGGTTGCAGGGTGTAGAAATCATGGGAATTTTGAATTGGGATTTTATGCTGCTGAAAAGTTGCTCGAGCTCAAACCAAAAGATACTGAGACTTATGTCTTGTTGTTGAATATGTACCTCTCTGCAGGAAGATGGAAGGATGTTTCTAAGGTGAGAAAAATGATGAAAGAGGAGAAGCTTGGGAAACTAAGGGACTGGAGCTGGATTAGCATTAAAGACAAGGTCTTTTCATTTAAACCCAATGATAAATCTCATCCTTATAGTGCAGATACACACAAATTCGTAGAAAGTTTGATTGATCAAGTCAAGAGCCTTGGATATGAGTCACTAGAAAGTTTGGAAGTAATCGATGAGGATGAAGAACAGACATTGTCTTATACTGCTTATCACAGTGAAAGGTTGGCAATTGCTTTTGGATTGTTGAACACACCAAATGCTGCGCCAATTCGGGTCGTCAAATGTCTCATTATGTGCAGAGATTGCCACAATTTTGTGAAGTTTCTATCAACACTGACTGGTAGGGAAATAGTCATTCGAGACAGCAAGCGCCTCCACAAATTTGTGAACGGAACATGTTCATGTGGGGATTTTGGAGGTCATCTTTGA
- the LOC117638829 gene encoding serine hydroxymethyltransferase, mitochondrial-like, with protein MAAMALRRLSSSINKPLQPFVNGGSIYHMSSLSSQAAQDKEKSRATWIKQLNEPLEVVDPEISNIIELEKSRQWKGLELIPSENFTSLSVMQAVGSVMTNKYSEGYPGARYYGGNEYIDMAESLCQKRALEAFQLDPAKWGVNVQSLSGSPANFQAYTALLKPHERIMALDLPHGGHLSHGYQTDTKKISAVSIFFETMPYRLNESTGYIDYDQLEKSATLFRPKLIVAGASAYARLYDYERIRKVCDKQKAILLADMAHISGLVAAGVIPSPFEYADIVTTTTHKSLRGPRGAMIFFRKGVKNINKQGQEVLYDYEDKINQAVFPGLQGGPHNHTISGLAVALKQVKTPEYKAYQEQVLSNCSKFAESLLEKGYDLVSGGTENHLVLVNLRDKGIDGSRVEKVLESVHIAANKNTVPGDVSAMVPGGIRMGTPALTSRGFLEEDFAKVAEYFDAAVKLALKIKAAAKGTKLKDFVAILESDGEIQSEIAKLRHEVEQYAKQFPTIGFEKETMKYGE; from the exons ATGGCGGCAATGGCGCTTCGCAGGCTCTCAAGCTCCATCAACAAGCCACTTCAACCTTTTGTCAATGGCGGCTCCATATATCACATG TCCTCTCTGTCCAGCCAAGCAGCTCAGGATAAAGAGAAATCTCGTGCTACT TGGATAAAGCAACTGAATGAGCCGCTGGAGGTTGTCGATCCCGAGATTTCCAATATCATAGAACTTGAAAAATCTCGGCAATGGAAg GGGCTTGAGCTTATACCTTCAGAAAACTTCACATCACTTTCTGTCATGCAAGCTGTTGGGTCTGTCATGACCAACAAGTACAGTGAAGGGTATCCCGGTGCTAGATACTATGGAGGAAATGA ATACATCGACATGGCTGAGTCCCTGTGTCAGAAACGTGCATTAGAAGCCTTTCAGTTGGATCCTGCAAAATGGGGAG taAATGTGCAGTCACTATCTGGATCCCCTGCTAACTTCCAAGCTTACACTGCATTGTTGAAACCTCATGAAAGAATCATGGCACTTGATCTACCTCACGGTGGACATCTTTCTCATGGTTATCAG ACTGACACCAAAAAGATATCTGCTGTGTCAATATTCTTCGAGACAATGCCATACAGATTGAATGAGAGCACTGGCTACATTGATTATGATCAG TTGGAGAAAAGTGCCACGCTTTTCAGGCCAAAACTAATAGTTGCTGGTGCCAGTGCTTATGCACGCTTGTACGATTATGAACGTATCCGCAAG GTTTGTGATAAGCAGAAAGCAATTTTGTTGGCTGATATGGCACATATCAGCGGATTGGTTGCTGCTGGTGTTATTCCATCTCCTTTTGAGTATGCAGATATTGTTACAACCACAACTCACAAGTCACTTCGTGGTCCTCGTGGGGCTATGATCTTTTTCAGGAAGGGggtaaaaaatataaacaagcAAGGGCAAGAA GTTTTGTATGATTATGAAGACAAGATCAATCAGGCTGTCTTTCCTGGACTCCAGGGTGGTCCACACAACCACACCATATCTGGATTAGCAGTTGCACTGAAGCAG gtCAAAACTCCAGAATACAAAGCTTACCAAGAGCAAGTTCTCAGTAATTGTTCAAAATTCGCAGAG AGCTTGCTAGAGAAGGGTTATGATCTTGTTTCTGGTGGAACTGAAAACCATTTAGTGTTGGTGAATTTAAGAGACAAG GGCATTGATGGCTCAAGAGTTGAAAAAGTTTTGGAATCAGTTCATATTGCAGCAAATAAAAACACTGTTCCTGGTGATGTGTCTGCCATGGTACCTGGTGGCATACGCATGG GAACCCCAGCTCTAACATCTAGGGGGTTTTTGGAGGAGGATTTTGCAAAAGTAGCTGAGTATTTTGATGCAGCTGTGAAGTTGGCCTTGAAGATCAAGGCTGCTGCCAAAG GTACTAAGTTGAAGGACTTTGTGGCAATTCTGGAATCAGATGGTGAAATTCAATCTGAGATTGCAAAGCTTCGCCACGAGGTTGAGCAGTATGCTAAACAATTTCCAACTATTGGATTCGAGAAAGAAACAATGAAATACGGTGAATGA
- the LOC117614894 gene encoding oligopeptide transporter 2-like, which produces MSAPTLHSLPDDDVSPVEEVRLTVSNDDDPTLPVWTFRMWALGLLSCVLLSFLNTFFAYRTEPLVISMISVQVATLPIGRFMARTLPTKKFRVGLREFSLNPGPFNMKEHVLISIFANAGAGFGSGAAYAISIVNIIKAFYHRNISFWASWILVITTQVLGYGWAGILRKYVVDPAEMWWPSSLVQVSLFRALHEKDSKRMSRGKFFLIALICSFSWFVVPGYLIPTLSTISWVCWVYPNSVTAQQIGSGMRGLGLGAFSLDWTVIASYLGSPLISPFFAIVNVAAGYLLVMYVGLPIAYWGVNLYSAKNFPIFSSHLFDHRGEIYNVSAIVNDKFEIDMDSYDKQGRINLSVFFALTYGIGFAAVVSTLTHVALFNGREIYKQYRRASHSGKVDIHTRLMKKYKDIPNWWFHLMLLLSLVLSLALCIFMKDEVQMPWWGLIFAAGLALIFTLPISIITATTNQSPGLNVITEYIMGLILPGKPIANVCFKTYGYISMSQAISFLNDFKLGHYMKIPPISMFIVQCIGTLIAGTVNLGVAWWLLSTIENICQDQLLPPNSPWTCPGDRVFFDASVIWGLVGPRRIFGSLGNYKALNWFFLIGALGPLLVWLLHKAFPSKKWIKLINLPVLLGATAVMPPATTVNFNCWIVVGAIFNFFVFRYRKKWWQRYNYVLSAALDAGVAFMGVLLYFSLTMNEKSISWWGTNGEHCELATCPTAKGIVVDGCPLY; this is translated from the exons ATGTCCGCTCCCACTCTGCACTCTCTCCCAGACGACGACGTTTCACCTGTCGAGGAAGTTCGCTTGACGGTCTCGAACGACGACGACCCGACCCTTCCAGTATGGACCTTCCGGATGTGGGCCCTGGGCCTCCTCTCATGCGTCCTCCTCTCCTTCCTCAACACCTTCTTCGCCTACCGCACGGAGCCGCTCGTCATTTCGATGATCTCCGTACAGGTGGCGACGCTCCCGATTGGACGGTTCATGGCGAGGACGCTGCCTACAAAGAAGTTTCGGGTCGGGTTGAGGGAGTTTTCTCTCAACCCGGGTCCGTTTAACATGAAGGAGCACGTGCTGATATCCATATTTGCGAATGCAGGAGCCGGGTTCGGAAGCGGGGCGGCTTATGCAATTAGTATTGTGAACATAATAAAAGCGTTTTATCATAGGAATATCTCATTTTGGGCCAGTTGGATACTTGTTATTACCACGCAG GTGTTAGGATACGGGTGGGCAGGAATTTTGCGAAAGTACGTGGTGGATCCGGCTGAGATGTGGTGGCCGAGTAGTCTTGTTCAAGTCTCTTTATTTAG GGCTCTGCATGAGAAAGACAGCAAGCGAATGTCAAGAGGGAAGTTCTTTCTGATTGCCCTCATCTGCAGCTTCTCCTGGTTCGTCGTCCCAGGCTACCTCATCCCAACTCTGTCAACAATTTCATGGGTTTGCTGGGTGTACCCAAACTCAGTCACGGCCCAACAAATCGGGTCGGGCATGCGCGGGCTGGGCCTCGGGGCATTTTCGCTTGATTGGACCGTTATAGCCTCCTACCTTGGCAGCCCTCTGATCAGCCCCTTCTTTGCCATTGTCAATGTTGCAGCTGGCTATCTTCTGGTTATGTATGTGGGTCTGCCAATTGCTTATTGGGGCGTCAATTTGTACAGTGCCAAGAACTTTCCAATCTTCTCTTCACACTTGTTTGATCACCGTGGCGAGATTTATAACGTTTCGGCCATTGTGAATGACAAGTttgaaattgatatggattCTTATGACAAACAAGGGCGCATAAATTTGAGTGTTTTCTTTGCCTTGACTTATGGTATTGGTTTTGCGGCCGTTGTATCGACCCTCACGCATGTCGCCCTCTTTAACGGAAG GGAGATATATAAGCAATACCGAAGAGCTTCACACAGTGGAAAGGTAGACATACACACCAGGTTGATGAAGAAATACAAGGACATACCTAACTGGTGGTTTCATCTTATGCTTTTGTTGTCTTTGGTGCTCTCTCTGGCGCTGTGCATTTTCATGAAAGATGAAGTGCAAATGCCATGGTGGGGACTCATTTTTGCAGCTGGGCTTGCATTAATTTTCACCCTTCCAATCAGCATTATAACTGCCACCACAAATCAG TCTCCAGGACTAAACGTCATCACAGAGTACATCATGGGCTTGATATTACCTGGCAAACCAATAGCCAATGTGTGCTTCAAAACCTATGGCTACATAAGCATGTCGCAGGCAATTTCCTTTCTCAATGACTTCAAGCTAGGCCATTACATGAAGATCCCTCCCATATCAATGTTCATAGTCCAG TGCATAGGAACATTGATAGCGGGAACAGTCAATCTTGGTGTGGCATGGTGGCTGTTGTCTACCATAGAAAACATATGTCAGGATCAATTGCTCCCTCCCAATAGTCCTTGGACTTGTCCTGGTGATCGTGTGTTCTTTGATGCCTCTGTAATCTGGGGTCTGGTTGGACCAAGAAGAATTTTCGGCTCTCTCGGAAACTACAAAGCCCTCAACTGGTTCTTCCTAATAGGTGCATTGGGGCCACTCCTGGTGTGGTTGCTGCACAAAGCTTTCCCAAGTAAGAAATGGATCAAGCTGATCAACCTCCCAGTGCTTTTGGGAGCAACAGCTGTAATGCCACCAGCTACAACTGTGAACTTCAACTGTTGGATTGTGGTTGGAGCAATTTTCAACTTCTTTGTTTTCAGATACAGAAAGAAGTGGTGGCAGAGGTACAATTATGTTCTTTCTGCTGCTTTAGATGCTGGAGTGGCTTTCATGGGGGTGCTTTTGTACTTCTCATTGACCATGAATGAGAAAAGCATATCCTGGTGGGGAACAAATGGTGAACACTGTGAGCTGGCTACTTGTCCTACAGCCAAAGGTATAGTTGTTGATGGTTGCCCTTTGTACTAA
- the LOC117619978 gene encoding oligopeptide transporter 2-like: MAATTTTTTLEMEAAPNTNLDETEDDLSPIEEVRLTVLNEDDTSLPVWTFRMWIIGLFSCILLSFINTFFSFRTEPLVITMISVQVASLPIGRFMARTLPRTKVWVGGKSFSLNPGEFNIKEHVLISIFANAGAGFGSGPAYAVDIVTIIKAFYGRKISFFASWALVITTQVLGYGWAGILRKYVVDPAAMWWPSSLVQVSLFRALHENDSNRMSRSKFFLIALICSFSWYVMPGYLFTTLSTISWICWLSPKSITAQQIGSGFRGLGLGAVTLDWSVIASYLGSPLISPFFAIANIAVGYIITMYVIIPIAYWKLNLYNASNFAIFSSHLFDSQGQIYDVKAIVNDKFEIDMPSYEKHGLINLSVFFSLTYGIGFAAVISTLTHVALFHGRDIYKQYKSSHTGKIDIHTKLMRKYKDIPNWWFHSLLFLAMALSLALFIFLKKEVQMPWWGLIFAAGIAFVFTLPISIITATTNVTPGLNVITEYIMGLILPGQPITNVCFKTYGYISMAQAISFLSDFKLGHYMKIPPISMFVVQCIGTIVAGTVNIGTAWWLLGSVENICNVELLPSNSPWTCPNHGVFFTASVIWGLVGPRRIFGSLGHYSALNWFFLVGALGPLLVWSLHKAFPKQKWIAYINLPVLFGATAVMPPATTVNFNCWIVMGIVFNYFVFRYRKRWWQRYNYVLSAALDAGLAFMGVLIYMCLTINDISISWWGTEDYDHCPLATCPTNKDIVLGHACVL; encoded by the exons ATGGcagccaccaccaccaccaccaccctaGAAATGGAGGCTGCCCCCAACACCAATCTCGACGAGACCGAGGATGACTTGTCGCCCATCGAAGAGGTTCGTCTAACGGTATTAAACGAGGACGACACGTCGCTGCCCGTATGGACGTTCCGGATGTGGATAATAGGCCTATTTTCTTGCATCCTCCTCTCCTTCATCAACACCTTCTTCTCGTTCCGCACGGAGCCGCTCGTGATAACGATGATCTCCGTGCAGGTGGCGAGTCTGCCGATCGGACGGTTCATGGCGCGGACGCTGCCGAGGACCAAGGTTTGGGTTGGCGGGAAGTCGTTCTCGTTGAACCCCGGGGAGTTTAACATAAAAGAGCATGTCCTGATTTCAATATTTGCGAATGCCGGCGCAGGGTTTGGGAGTGGACCGGCTTATGCCGTCGATATCGTGACTATAATCAAAGCTTTTTATGGTCGGAAGATATCGTTCTTCGCCAGTTGGGCACTTGTGATTACTACACAG GTATTAGGGTATGGATGGGCCGGTATTCTCAGAAAGTACGTGGTGGATCCGGCGGCGATGTGGTGGCCCAGTAGTCTCGTTCAGGTTTCCTTGTTCAG GGCTCTTCATGAGAACGACAGCAACCGAATGTCCAGAAGCAAATTCTTTTTGATTGCCCTCATATGCAGCTTCTCTTGGTACGTTATGCCAGGCTACCTCTTCACAACTCTCTCCACAATTTCATGGATCTGTTGGCTCTCTCCAAAGTCAATAACAGCTCAACAAATTGGGTCGGGTTTCCGTGGACTTGGTCTGGGGGCAGTAACCCTAGACTGGTCTGTCATAGCCTCCTACCTTGGCAGCCCTCTGATCAGTCCCTTCTTTGCCATTGCCAACATCGCAGTGGGTTACATTATCACCATGTATGTGATCATTCCAATTGCCTATTGGAAGCTCAATTTGTACAATGCCAGCAATTTCGCAATCTTCTCTTCCCATTTGTTTGATTCCCAGGGCCAAATATATGATGTGAAAGCCATTGTGAATGACAAGTTTGAGATTGACATGCCCTCGTATGAAAAACATGGACTCATAAACTTGAGTGTCTTCTTTTCCCTAACCTATGGCATTGGTTTTGCTGCTGTTATATCAACCCTCACACATGTGGCCCTTTTCCATGGAAG ggatatatataaacaatacAAATCTTCACATACTGGAAAGATAGATATACACACCAAATTAATGAGGAAATACAAGGACATACCCAACTGGTGGTTTCATAGTTTGCTTTTTCTGGCGATGGCACTCTCTCTGGCATTGTTCATTTTCCTGAAAAAAGAAGTGCAAATGCCATGGTGGGGACTCATTTTTGCAGCAGGAATTGCATTTGTTTTCACCCTTCCAATTAGCATTATAACTGCCACAACAAATGTG ACACCGGGACTAAATGTCATCACGGAGTACATCATGGGTTTGATATTACCTGGCCAACCGATAACCAATGTATGCTTTAAAACTTATGGGTACATAAGCATGGCACAGGCTATATCCTTTCTTAGTGATTTTAAGTTAGGGCATTACATGAAGATCCCGCCTATATCAATGTTCGTAGTTCAG TGCATAGGAACTATAGTAGCCGGAACAGTCAATATCGGAACGGCATGGTGGTTGTTAGGCAGTGTGGAGAACATATGTAACGTTGAATTACTCCCTAGCAATAGCCCCTGGACTTGTCCTAATCACGGTGTCTTCTTCACTGCATCTGTGATTTGGGGTCTGGTTGGACCGAGACGAATCTTCGGCTCTCTTGGACATTACTCAGCCCTCAACTGGTTCTTCCTTGTCGGCGCCCTTGGGCCTCTCTTGGTGTGGTCGCTGCACAAAGCTTTTCCCAAGCAGAAATGGATCGCTTATATCAACCTTCCAGTGCTTTTTGGAGCAACGGCTGTGATGCCACCAGCCACAACTGTGAACTTCAACTGCTGGATTGTGATGGGGATAGTTTTCAATTACTTTGTTTTCAGGTACAGAAAGAGGTGGTGGCAGAGGTACAACTATGTTCTCTCGGCTGCCCTAGATGCTGGGTTGGCTTTCATGGGGgtgcttatatatatgtgtttgaCCATAAACGATATAAGCATATCTTGGTGGGGTACAGAAGACTATGACCACTGTCCATTAGCCACGTGTCCAACAAATAAGGACATAGTGCTTGGTCATGCTTGTGTACTCTGA